AAAGTGTACCCAAGTTGGATTCTCATAAGTGGCAGCTGCCATTTTTTCATAATCGAACTGTGGAAGTTCTATGCTTGATTTAGTCCAAGCTTCTGTGTTTTTTATACTTTGCTTGTTTAGTATTAAGCTTTCCATCTACAACTACCTCTCATTATCTATTTTTTTCAAGAGAGTCCCATACTCCCCATAAGTACATGATTCCAAGTGCTCTGTCATATAGTCCGTAGCCAGGTCTGCACTTTTCATTCCATAGGTGCCTTCCGTGGTCAGGTCTCGCATAGCCCTTAAAGCCAGCTTCATGAAGAGCTGTAACCATTCCAACTACATCAAGTGAACCATCGGAATTTTTGTGGGATGTTTCAATAAAATCACCATTTTCAAAATGTTTTATATTTCTTATATGTGCAAAATGTATTCTTGGCGCAAATTCCTTGATTATTCCTATAAGATCATTGTTAGGATTTGAACCAAGAGAACCGCTGCAGAAGGTTAATCCGTTGTATGGGCTATCCACTAAGCTTAAGAATCTTCTAACATTGTCTTTATTAATTATTAATCTTGGAAGCCCGAAGATTGGCCATGCTGGATCATCTGGATGTATAGCCATCTTTACATTGTTAGCTTCACAAACAGGAATAATTTGTTCAAGGAAGTACTTTAAGTTGTTCCATAAATCTTCCTCTGTAACATTTTCATAAGCCTTGAAAAGCTCCTTTAATTTTGATAGTCTTTCAGGCTCCCAGCCTGGCATTGTATAGCCCTTAACGCCGTGAGCTATATTTTCTACAAGCTCCATTGGATCTGCATTTTCAATTTTAGCCTTTTCATAGAACAAGGCAGTAGAACCGTCTGGAAGCTCCCTGTGTAAATCTGTTCTAGTCCAGTCAAAAACAGGCATGAAGTTGTAGCAGATTACCTTAACTCCAACCTTTCCAAGCTTCTCAATTGTTTTCTTGTAGTTTTCTATATACTTTTCTCTTGTAGGAAGACCAAGCTTAATGTCTTCATGAACGTTTACACTTTCTACAACATCAATATTGAAACCATGTTTTTCTATTATTTCTTTTTCTTTAAGAATTCTTTCCATTGACCATTCTTCACCAGCAGGCATATCATGAAGAGACCAAACGATACCTGTAACTCCAGGTATTTGTCTTATTTCAGCTAGGCTTATTGAATCATTTCCTTCGCCATACCATCTAAATGTCATTTGCATAATAATCAACTCCAAATCCTATGAATTTTATAACTTTTTATTATATAATACCATGATATAAGCATTTGATAACATGAACTATATAATTGTATTTGTAATATTTCACTGTAAATTGATTTACATTTCACTGCTTTGAAGGTTTATATATTGAGAAGGGTTAATGCCTTCATATTTTTTAAAAGCCCGGCTGAAATAGAAAATATCATTGAAACCAACAAGCTTTGAAGTTTCTGAGACTGTAAAACCATCCTTAAGCAGAGATTTCGCTTTGTTTATTCTAATATTTATAAGGTATTCAATAGTAGAT
The genomic region above belongs to Clostridium swellfunianum and contains:
- the uxuA gene encoding mannonate dehydratase, translated to MQMTFRWYGEGNDSISLAEIRQIPGVTGIVWSLHDMPAGEEWSMERILKEKEIIEKHGFNIDVVESVNVHEDIKLGLPTREKYIENYKKTIEKLGKVGVKVICYNFMPVFDWTRTDLHRELPDGSTALFYEKAKIENADPMELVENIAHGVKGYTMPGWEPERLSKLKELFKAYENVTEEDLWNNLKYFLEQIIPVCEANNVKMAIHPDDPAWPIFGLPRLIINKDNVRRFLSLVDSPYNGLTFCSGSLGSNPNNDLIGIIKEFAPRIHFAHIRNIKHFENGDFIETSHKNSDGSLDVVGMVTALHEAGFKGYARPDHGRHLWNEKCRPGYGLYDRALGIMYLWGVWDSLEKNR